Part of the Lotus japonicus ecotype B-129 chromosome 6, LjGifu_v1.2 genome, GAATGTTTTTTGTTCATTATAGTTCATTAGATTGCTCTGTATGAATTGCATTAGTATTTCAATAAAATTTGGGTCCGCTGACGCTCTTGGAAGTTTTGTAAGACCATGTATAATTGTTTGTTTAAATTACACACTTTTAATAtcaatttttctcttttcaacactccacatcattttCTCTTTCCAATTCAATactctctcaacaattacccactacaatggttttcattcaacactctatcccaccactcaccctaccccaccacttttttatttcatatttttatttaattttatatttttgtttttattatttacataaaattataattattgttttaaattaaattaaaacaataaacacttaacaatttttttttaaatatagacaataatttattttatttccttaacttaaaAATGGAAGACAACAAATTAagtacacaataatttattttattttcttaacttaaaatgcaagacaacaaactaagcacacaacacacaaataacgtaattagtacgatacaaatcatcttcaatcacGAAACATTTGGAAACTTTGTTcatatgtgcttcactagatctgcttgcagttcgtgatgaacattcgaatcacgcaactcggatctagcacacacatgatttgcaaaagcgggtaacacctcggtcgaatatggttgcggtgtactagatccaccttccccagattgctcaaaatcgatccaacgttgagcatatgaatctcgttcatcctcaacaatcatattatgtaatatgatgcatgacctcataatgatacccaaatcagctatgtcacacaaacgagctggttcacggatgattttaaaacgagcttgaagcactCTAAATgtacgttcgatgtccttccgataTCACTCCTGATAttttgcaaataacttatcgggttcactttgaggaagtctaatcgatTTGACGAAAGATGGATAAGAAAggtagataccatcagctagatagtatgccatattatagggacgttgattcacaaaaaaattcacacttggagtctttccctgttccacgtcatcaaacactggtgaccgatctagaacgtttatatcgttcaacgttcccggacatccaaaaaaggcatgtcagatccatagatcatgagttgcaactgcttcaagaataactgttgtggttcccttatcccctctagcaaattgaccttcccacttgcgaataattcctgcgcttttgccaaaacatcattATCTGACCAACCGCTTCCTTGCTGACGCTTAGCGacatcataagcgccaatccatttacccagtattttgttcatataattccaacggtttcggcatgcaattccatcacgcggaggatcgaatgagcaatgctcattacaacactcagcaatatctctccaaaatgtttctcctttcttgtttttccccacaacactgcttgttccacagttaatccacccactaattagcactaaattttgtgcagtgttccatgctgGTGACGGGGTTTTCTTGCTCTTAGGAGTTGAATCCTCTTGATTTGGAGTGAATTGACTAGCAGCTGTCATGCCACCAAAagtcatttgtgttgaaaactcgggaaattcaggtgcatcaacactcggaaaattttcattcaccattggcatataaccactagacggggtgtttgagatggatatctcatagatccataagatggatgaaaGGATGACTGGTTGGAATTTGGTGCAAAACCTAAATTATGAatgttttgaggacgttgggtggaaaattgatttggatcttgataattgttgggattttgaggacgttggtaggaaaattgatttgaattttgataattgttgggatgttGAGGATGTTGGttgaaaaattgatttggatcttgataattgttggggtTTTGATGACGTTGGTTgggaaattgatttggatcttgataattgttagGATTTTGGTTGTTATATGGGTagttagaagaattctgggtgttgaaatggtgattgttgggatccatttcaaaacaaaggctaatagaaagataataagatggtgagagagataataagatgttgaaaaacttggtttttttttcctgtgtccaaatcaaacgaatcaagtctctatttatagaggaaaaaaaagttatgaattttggttaaaaaagtttttccaaaagttttttttttcaacaagataattcagtttaaaagattatttttaaaaaaatccgcCCAACCAACCAGGTCTCGCCACGCGTCCCACCAATTATGCCCAGCCATTTCTCTCTCTCCGTCCACTGCCACTCACGCTCCCTGTTTGCGCGTGTCTCTCACGCGCCTACTTCCACCATTCTGAGTCCGCCACGTGGCACTGAGCATCCCTCTCAACTTTGTTTAACATCCTCAACATTTCTCTCCTCCACCTCATCCTCAACAAAATCTCAACAACCACTACAAACCCTTAACAACTCTCAACACCTCTCCCAACATACCATTGCATATGGTCTAAGTTTAGAATCAGCTAAATTAATGTTTTTATATATGACGTTCTCTTCAAATCTTTTAATACCAGATGACGCTAAACTCATGCTAAACCGGTTATAACTTATTATTAAGCGTAGAATTTTGACTATTAATTTTCACATTTGAAATTTTGCACTCAAACTGATGTTGACAATAACATtactattatattatatatacaaTTTTCCTCCAAATATTAATAAAAGGTCAATGAGAAAAATACGTTATGGCATTAACTCCACAGTAAATCAGTGATACATCATTTTGGTTTGAAAATGGACAGGTTGACCTGGTGAAtgaaaaatgcatacattcccATTATGAGAGGGATTGACATCTCATGagactaaaaaaatatatgtatgtGAAggcaatattatatttttaatatatcgATCTTTACTTTATTATTTATTGCAGGACATAACAATGAATTATGAATTACAGTTCACTGAGCAAAAAAAGAAGGATCAATATCTAGTACTTGGGAAATAAAGAGAGCCTGCAACTGCAAGGTGAGCAGGTTGGTATAGAAAGAATAGAGAATGGTAAGAAAAACAAGCAGGCCCCCCTCTCTTTGGTTGAAGCAGTACTGGTAAGATTTACTGTTTCCTGGATGGAAATTTGGAAAGGACTAAGCACAAGGTTCAAATgtgaaaagaaaacacaaaatattaaaaagaaaagggaGCAAAATCTAAAAAGGTCACATGAACTGTCCATGGGACCTACATGGTAGACAAAATGCCAGGGTTAATATGACTTTAGTGAACCTAACTTTGGAAGCAAATGGAAATCACTCATGCAGACCCCTTCCTATGCTATCTACCATTTTCATTAGGGGTGCGCATGGGTTAGGTTTGATagattttggtcaaaataaaattcgaaccgatcaaaattgtatGGGTTAgatttcatgaatttcttctttggacccgatccgaaccaacccgacgaagttcGGATTGAGCTGGATGGATTGattgggtcactatattaaaataataatatatctgaaatattaaaaaatcttgcaaatattattataaattcagaaaaagttataaaaaatactaaatatgttataatactaaatagcatTAAAATAATACCatataaatgacatatagccaaatatcatgaaaacataaaacttcattacaaaatgacatgaaacaatctaacataaatagtagttaaaaagtgaaaaacaacactaaattTCATGCCATGACACCTAGAACTTAGACGTCTCTGACAtgccaaataatatatatagacatgtaacaaataactacgaacaaatactctaagttcaaatatgataaataactacaaatacttaagtctcaaagtttcaaaaagtcatcactccgaAACTAGCACTCTAAGTATgagtaaaaatattataaaaaaatttattattatatgtatggtttctgggttgggttggatggatttgaactgaatccgaaattCGATCCGAACTTGattgggttgtagtaaaatccatccgattAACCCGATTacccgatccaacccgcattttttatATTGGATCGAATTGGGTTGGACGAGTTCATTGAATCTACCCGGCTCATGTTCACCCCTAATTTTCATTGCATACTACGATTAGTGACAAACAACCATTCTCTCCATTTAGATATACGGTGAAAAATCACATTTAACATTACGGTGAATAATCATAAAAACGAAGTGAAATGGTTGTTTTTATTCTACTCTAATTTTGTCTCACCGCAATATTTTATTGAGTATCCACTATCCAGACatgtgattgtatgtttggatgTGAAAAACCACGGTAGGACAAAATTATGATTAACAATTGACAAAGGTAGGAGAAGTTATTCAAATATGAGGACCATGCTATGCTACCCCGTTTGAACCTTTTCAGAACACTGATTATGCAGAACCAGTACAAACACAAGCTAGGAGCCTAGGACCATGAATACTTCTTGTTAATCAGCTGCAATAATTGTGAAAAGCATCCCAAGTTCATTTTACCTAGTAATTAGGCCTATAGAACACCATTCTGAGCACTAATTATCCCTGTTAATGAAAAATTACATCAAGCACAGTCACCACCTTTCTTGTCCCTAGAAAATCTCTACTGATTGGTCAAATAGACAGATAATAGTAATTTTCTCCTTTTAAATATTCTTGCCCGGACTCCAACTTGGAAACATTAATCTTGCTTGCAGCAGTATGGTAAAAATAATGAAACCAATGataaaatgaatatttttatattaattatatataggAATTTGAACCTGTTTTGCAGCACATGGTATGTACTAATTGTCATATAAAATTTTCACAAAAAAGGAAAATTGCATTTAAAAACACTATCCATCAGGTCCCTGTAATTACGCTTTGATCCCTAAACATTAGACCACCTTTATGACAAAGACAACTGGGGATTAGCTTGGTCCAAAGACCCAAATGgcatctttttttcttttctttatggATGTATGTGTAATTATTGTATTAACATTcatttatttatctttaatgAGCACAAAAAACATTTCAAGGTAGATTTTTTCTATGAAAAGTCAGGTGAGTTCGGCTTCAATTATCACTGTAAATATGAGTAGCTCTCCAAAATTATAAGTAGCTTAGATAAATAGTTATAAATCGCTCATCATCACAACAATCACATCACATAACAATAGGAATCAAATACACAACATTATAAATAGAATTGACATGTGTGAGGTTTCCATTCATGTATATTACATAAGTAATAAAACTCTTAATAcataattttttctcttttttcttatcatattaAATATCACATCTATTATTACTAGGAAAGCAAAGGGAGAGAAAGATGGAAAGGACAATAACATCAAGTGACATAAAGAGGAAATAGCATGTGAGGTGGTGTACACGTGCAAATGTGTTTAATAAGTTCACAAATTTACAGGCCACACTCACTGCAAATTGCACGGCCTACGAAGTGAATGAAAGGAAGAAACAGATTCACCAAATCCTTAATAAACAAAGAGAAGAAGAGCCAGAGCctatcttcttcttccactCTGTCTTAACCTGTTTCTTTCTCATGTTATGATCTTCTGTTCATTCACTCAGACACTtcttcagagagagagagaagcatCTTTCTCTGCAGCATTCTTCAATCATTTTGCTGTTTATGATAAGGTTTCACCTGTTTCCCTTGTCTGTCATTTTCTCCCTTCCATGAAAATACAACATGACAATGGGAGAAGAAGAGTCATTGGCAGCACTCCCATTTGACAGAACTGTTGAACAGGTTAAATTTTTgcttttgcttttgtttttttgtaACAGTTCTGTTCATTCTTCACCTTCTCTTTTGACATGATTTCAAAATCATGGTCTTTCCTGTGTTGAAATATTCTCagcttttcttctcttttttgtttCCAAAATTTCAAATTGTTGTGTTTCTGGAATGAAATCTTTGGCTTCATTGCCATTGAAGTACATTCATCTTctgtaaaattgattttgagttgTTTGACCCCATGATTGAAGTGTATCTTCCTCTGCAATGTGGTCAAAATTTGGTAATTACTGGTTCTagttcaaaatttgaattttttttgttatcaaTCATTTGTTGTAATGATACCGATCCAGATATCCAATTTCTGGTATTAATTGTTTATTGATTAATATCAgttcttcaatttttttgatATTTCAATACAGGACACCTCATAGTCATTCATCTAATTCTAGTTAAATTGTTGAATTTCTTCTTGTTTAAAAAGGGTTGATTTTTATTAtccaaattattttttctcaaaaacCAGACAATCACACGAAGGATCAGCTTTCAGTTTGATACTTACATGAAAGCATCCCTGCAGTTTTTGTTTAATCATAGTTAGGCTGCAATGCATCCTTGTTTGGTTTGAAGCAATTTTCTTAGAGCATAAGAATCTTTGGACTCATGTTAATGTGTTTTTTAAATCTTAATTGCTCTTTTTCTCcacttattttattaaaaacatgCAGACATTCCTATGCTTGTGATATATACTATGTGTGTGTGTGGATGTTATGGTGTGGATCTATATGAAAGTAGCTGCACTTGTAGTCTTTATTTTGGAATTTCCTATGTTGCTGATATTTTGATATAGTTTCTGTATCTCCTTTGTTGTTCAATCTTCTCTGCTGTTTGTTCACCTTAGCTCCTAGagaactttttttcttttcttaccaACTGAAAACATTGGTTTGTATTTCTGTTCAGGCTATTGTGTCGATAAAGAAAGGTGCATATTTACTCAAGTGTGGTGATAGAGGAAAGCCAAAGCTATGTCCCTTCAGACTTTCTCCGGTAGGCATAAGTGATATTGGATCATATTTCTTAGTGCATTTTattcttaaaattattttacaattgTTAGATTTAGGAGCACCATATGTTTGTATATATATTCCACTAATCCAATGTATTATGTTCCCCAAAATATATTGTTGCTAACATCAGTGTGTGAAATttgtttgtctttttttttcttcattacaTTATGATATGTTGCTAAAATATAATCTTCTTTCCCCTGATTCTAGGATGAGAGAAACTTGATTTGGTACTCTGGCCAGCAGGAAAAACATTTGCGGTTGAGTGCGGTTACGAAAATCGTTCAAGGCCAAGGAAATGTATGTAAGAGTTTTCGCATGATGCACTGCCCACATGAATGTGAAGGTctgaaagagaaataaaaacaGTGAAAATCATGTTTTGGTCTAATAAATGGCTCACAATTTTTCAGATAAGGTCCCAGAGGCAAATTGAACAACCTGAAAAGGAGTACCATTCGTTTTCACTCATCTATGCAAACGGGGAACGCTCCCTTGAGCTGGTAATATTTGTGATTTATACATGACataataacatgtttggatcggCTTCTCTTTCTTCACTATCAATTCTGAAACGCAGAAGCTACTCATAGAAGCTTCTtgttagaatcaattctgaaactgtatttgttttcctatatttGTAGCTTGACTTATCTATTCTAACTATAGATATGCAAGGACAAAGCTCAAGCTGCTTCTTGGTTTGTTGGATTGAAGGCTGTGATTTCTAGGAGCCAACAACCCAGAGCTTTTAGTAGTTTAAGAAGCTGCAAAGGGGTGCAGAGTTGTGTTAGTAGTCCAGCTGGATTcctaagaagaaagaaaaatcttggCCTTCTGGATGAAACCTCTCAATATACTCAGGTTTCATATATCTTCTTTGTTACAATATATTTTaacctttttcattttttgaaacTATAAAAATGTTTCTTTCACCTCTGATTTATAATTAGCTTTAGCTGCTTGTTTTATTATCAATTCCAGAGTTCTGAAGGGTGGGAAAAGACAAATAGTAACATATTATGAGAATGAAAGAAACATCTGAAAGATTTAATATTGCTTTTTGTGAAGATATTTCGTTTCAGAATTCAGGTTCAAAAGAGATGTTTTCTAATTTGTTGAAGAAAATTATGGTCATGTCCATGCACATCATGGTCAGGgaaaggaaaataattaaatagatatCTGTAGCTAACTAGCtatgtgtttgaatttctgcACATGTATGTATATGATTAGCATATTGTCTATCTTTgtccttttcattttcatttagattcttaattttaaaataaatttgttcATTCCTTGGAGATAGAGAAAACCCATCATCAATACTCTTCAGATGATTTACAATTTTGATTTACGGGGTAATTGGGTTTAGAGAAGAATTAAACTTATTATTCAAGCTAAACACAGATAGGCAGATAGCTATTGGTTTAGTAATATTAACATGGATAGAAGAGTTTTCATTATATTTGGATTACTCAGAGAAAGTATTCTTGCTATAGCATGGTTAGGAAAAGATATCTCTATGATTTTCTGAGGTGCTTGTGCATTAATATGGTAAATTTTACATTCACAAATCACAATGACTCTTACAGCATGTGTCCGAGTAATTTTGTTAAATACTACTGCAATGCAATCATCAAACTCCAGAGTAACTTAGATTAGTAGTTTGCatgttttcttttctctttcccCTGTTAATATAAATCACATAGATCTTACTTTCTCTAggaaaattaaaacaataacttGTCACTTCTATCATTATTTTGAAGGTACACAGCTCATGTGCAAGTCCTACATTGTCACTTTCCGAAAGGTACTTTTCTGATGCCTTGTCATGCACATCAGACAACTTATATTCATCAGCATCTTTCCTCTCCAGCTCTCATGGAATAGCAGATAATTCGGTCCCAAGTTCTCCTTATATTGATCCACATACTCATAGCAAGCGTGATTCAATGCGCGTTGACAAGGAATCCAAGACGGATTTGTCCTACCGGTCTGCGATGCCTCCTTCCTCCccacatgtaacaaataacaatGTATTGAAGGATATAATGATATGGGGTGGAGGGATTGAATGTCTTGTAGGGATTGTGAATGAAAGGTTTgcacaacaaaaaaattattctttagTTCCAAAGCTACTTGAATCCACTGCAATGTTAGATGTAAAAAATATAGCTTTAGGAGGAAAACATGCTGCTTTAGTTACAAAACAAGGGGAAGTGTTTTGCTGGGGTCAAGGGAAATGGGGAAAACTGGGGCAGAAAATTGATATGGACATTAGCTCCCCCAAAATTGTTGATTCTCTTAGCGGTATTCATGTAAAAGACATTGTCTGTGGTGAGTATCATACATGTGCTTTGACAGATTTTGGTGAAGTCTACACTTGGGGGAACGATGTTTGCAGTTTAGATTCGGTCGATAAAGGGAGAATTAAAAGTCATTGGATACCACATAAACTTACTGGACCATTAGATGGTATTAGTATTTCAAGTGTTTCTTGTGGGGAATGGCACACTGCAATTGTCTCTAGCTGTGGGAGGTTATTCACATATGGAGATGGTACATTTGGAGTTCTCGGGCACGGGGATCGCCAAAGCTTTTCGAAACCTAAAGAAGTTCAATCTCTCAGTGGTTTAAGGGCGAGGTCTGTTGCCTGTGGATCATGGCACACAGCTGCTATTGTTGAAGTCATGTTTGACCGGTTTCGGTACAATAGTCCCACAGGTAAGCTTTTCACATGGGGTGATGGAGATGAAGGGAGGCTTGGTCATGCTGATAATGGATCCAAGCTTGTACCGACTTGTGTTGCACAGCTTGTTGACTATGACTTTGTTCAAGTATCTTGTGGAAGAATGTTGACTGTAGCACTAACTAACATGGGTAAGGTTTTTGCAATGGGAAGCGCAAAGTATGGACAATTAGGAAACCCACATGCTAGGGATAGGGCAGTTATGGTTGAAGGAATGCTTAAGCAAGAGTTTGTGAAAGTGATATCGTCTGGTTCGTACCATGTTGCTGTTTTGACATCTGCAGGGAGTGTCTATACATGGGGAAAGGGTGAAAATGGGCAACTAGGGTTAGGTGATACTGAAGACAGACACACGCCTTGTTTTGTCGAGGCTCTAAGAGAGAGGCAGGTAGATACTATAACTTGTGGACCGAGCTTCACAGCTGCAATATGTTTGCACAGACCCATTTCTATTAGTGACCAATCAACTTGTAGTGGTTGTAGGTTGCCATTTGGATTCACAAGGAAGAAGCATCACTGTTATAACTGTGGTCTCTTATTCTGTCGCAATTGTAGTAGTCGAAAGGCTTTAAATGCGTCTCTAGCCCCGAGTAAGAGCAAGGCCTTTCGGGTCTGTGA contains:
- the LOC130723269 gene encoding PH, RCC1 and FYVE domains-containing protein 1 isoform X3, with protein sequence MTMGEEESLAALPFDRTVEQAIVSIKKGAYLLKCGDRGKPKLCPFRLSPDERNLIWYSGQQEKHLRLSAVTKIVQGQGNIRSQRQIEQPEKEYHSFSLIYANGERSLELICKDKAQAASWFVGLKAVISRSQQPRAFSSLRSCKGVQSCVSSPAGFLRRKKNLGLLDETSQYTQVHSSCASPTLSLSERYFSDALSCTSDNLYSSASFLSSSHGIADNSVPSSPYIDPHTHSKRDSMRVDKESKTDLSYRSAMPPSSPHVTNNNVLKDIMIWGGGIECLVGIVNERFAQQKNYSLVPKLLESTAMLDVKNIALGGKHAALVTKQGEVFCWGQGKWGKLGQKIDMDISSPKIVDSLSGIHVKDIVCGEYHTCALTDFGEVYTWGNDVCSLDSVDKGRIKSHWIPHKLTGPLDGISISSVSCGEWHTAIVSSCGRLFTYGDGTFGVLGHGDRQSFSKPKEVQSLSGLRARSVACGSWHTAAIVEVMFDRFRYNSPTGKLFTWGDGDEGRLGHADNGSKLVPTCVAQLVDYDFVQVSCGRMLTVALTNMGKVFAMGSAKYGQLGNPHARDRAVMVEGMLKQEFVKVISSGSYHVAVLTSAGSVYTWGKGENGQLGLGDTEDRHTPCFVEALRERQVDTITCGPSFTAAICLHRPISISDQSTCSGCRLPFGFTRKKHHCYNCGLLFCRNCSSRKALNASLAPSKSKAFRVCDQCFERQQGNNTHSILGSRSRNCNNPQQNNFGDLTEDRGGTTMTQGPLLSPGQSCYRKSMPSGRKDWKNQQENQQDLEEKSSVLSGVAPWGQVQYPALFKNNLAEYSAMLVSSSKNKLAAVSPLNVEPSEHKLPYAETDTKKSDKMLIEEVQRLRDEARRLQEQCDLRDNKIQECQQKIDESWLIAKEEAAKCKAAKEVIKALALRDMRCYFNYAVIVIWPCILCTYTVTDVPINITVAAPYNIRKR
- the LOC130723269 gene encoding PH, RCC1 and FYVE domains-containing protein 1 isoform X1, which codes for MTMGEEESLAALPFDRTVEQAIVSIKKGAYLLKCGDRGKPKLCPFRLSPDERNLIWYSGQQEKHLRLSAVTKIVQGQGNIRSQRQIEQPEKEYHSFSLIYANGERSLELICKDKAQAASWFVGLKAVISRSQQPRAFSSLRSCKGVQSCVSSPAGFLRRKKNLGLLDETSQYTQVHSSCASPTLSLSERYFSDALSCTSDNLYSSASFLSSSHGIADNSVPSSPYIDPHTHSKRDSMRVDKESKTDLSYRSAMPPSSPHVTNNNVLKDIMIWGGGIECLVGIVNERFAQQKNYSLVPKLLESTAMLDVKNIALGGKHAALVTKQGEVFCWGQGKWGKLGQKIDMDISSPKIVDSLSGIHVKDIVCGEYHTCALTDFGEVYTWGNDVCSLDSVDKGRIKSHWIPHKLTGPLDGISISSVSCGEWHTAIVSSCGRLFTYGDGTFGVLGHGDRQSFSKPKEVQSLSGLRARSVACGSWHTAAIVEVMFDRFRYNSPTGKLFTWGDGDEGRLGHADNGSKLVPTCVAQLVDYDFVQVSCGRMLTVALTNMGKVFAMGSAKYGQLGNPHARDRAVMVEGMLKQEFVKVISSGSYHVAVLTSAGSVYTWGKGENGQLGLGDTEDRHTPCFVEALRERQVDTITCGPSFTAAICLHRPISISDQSTCSGCRLPFGFTRKKHHCYNCGLLFCRNCSSRKALNASLAPSKSKAFRVCDQCFERQQGNNTHSILGSRSRNCNNPQQNNFGDLTEDRGGTTMTQGPLLSPGQSCYRKSMPSGRKDWKNQQENQQDLEEKSSVLSGVAPWGQVQYPALFKNNLAEYSAMLVSSSKNKLAAVSPLNVEPSEHKLPYAETDTKKSDKMLIEEVQRLRDEARRLQEQCDLRDNKIQECQQKIDESWLIAKEEAAKCKAAKEVIKALALRLQLHTISGKDNVGQEGKAGLHESLPNLAPVHTDMNSPRDSNMDSLSNSPIVFSATLKSKFGKSKFLKNDRSKENSNLTQAEPQQDTADGLKVEWVEQYEPGVYITLTTLPCGNTGLKRVRFSRKRFFQMEAERWWEENQSAVYHKYEIEGYKSTSQNQVKG
- the LOC130723269 gene encoding PH, RCC1 and FYVE domains-containing protein 1 isoform X2 — its product is MTMGEEESLAALPFDRTVEQAIVSIKKGAYLLKCGDRGKPKLCPFRLSPDERNLIWYSGQQEKHLRLSAVTKIVQGQGNIRSQRQIEQPEKEYHSFSLIYANGERSLELICKDKAQAASWFVGLKAVISRSQQPRAFSSLRSCKGVQSCVSSPAGFLRRKKNLGLLDETSQYTQVHSSCASPTLSLSESSHGIADNSVPSSPYIDPHTHSKRDSMRVDKESKTDLSYRSAMPPSSPHVTNNNVLKDIMIWGGGIECLVGIVNERFAQQKNYSLVPKLLESTAMLDVKNIALGGKHAALVTKQGEVFCWGQGKWGKLGQKIDMDISSPKIVDSLSGIHVKDIVCGEYHTCALTDFGEVYTWGNDVCSLDSVDKGRIKSHWIPHKLTGPLDGISISSVSCGEWHTAIVSSCGRLFTYGDGTFGVLGHGDRQSFSKPKEVQSLSGLRARSVACGSWHTAAIVEVMFDRFRYNSPTGKLFTWGDGDEGRLGHADNGSKLVPTCVAQLVDYDFVQVSCGRMLTVALTNMGKVFAMGSAKYGQLGNPHARDRAVMVEGMLKQEFVKVISSGSYHVAVLTSAGSVYTWGKGENGQLGLGDTEDRHTPCFVEALRERQVDTITCGPSFTAAICLHRPISISDQSTCSGCRLPFGFTRKKHHCYNCGLLFCRNCSSRKALNASLAPSKSKAFRVCDQCFERQQGNNTHSILGSRSRNCNNPQQNNFGDLTEDRGGTTMTQGPLLSPGQSCYRKSMPSGRKDWKNQQENQQDLEEKSSVLSGVAPWGQVQYPALFKNNLAEYSAMLVSSSKNKLAAVSPLNVEPSEHKLPYAETDTKKSDKMLIEEVQRLRDEARRLQEQCDLRDNKIQECQQKIDESWLIAKEEAAKCKAAKEVIKALALRLQLHTISGKDNVGQEGKAGLHESLPNLAPVHTDMNSPRDSNMDSLSNSPIVFSATLKSKFGKSKFLKNDRSKENSNLTQAEPQQDTADGLKVEWVEQYEPGVYITLTTLPCGNTGLKRVRFSRKRFFQMEAERWWEENQSAVYHKYEIEGYKSTSQNQVKG